A section of the Castanea sativa cultivar Marrone di Chiusa Pesio chromosome 12, ASM4071231v1 genome encodes:
- the LOC142619800 gene encoding aldehyde dehydrogenase family 3 member H1 has protein sequence MGSVEKETKVFDSEAASSMVKELRGEFLSGKTRSYEWRVTQLKNILKMSEDREQDIVKALHSDLTKPELESSIYEISMLKNACTLAIKKLKQWMKPEKVKTSLTSFPSSAEIVSEPLGVVLVISPWNYPFLLSIDPVVGALAAGNAVVLKPSEVAPATSSLLAKLVGEYLDNTLIRVVEGAVAETSALLEQKWDKICYTGNGRVGRIVMAAAAKHLTPVLLELGGKCPAVVDSIINLKVAARRIVAGKWGCNSGQTCVAVDYILTTKDVALKLVDALKHELEGFYGKNQLESKDLSRIVNLNHFDRLTKLLDEDKVSGKIVHGGERDKANLKIAPTILLDVPQDSLIMNEEIFGPLLPIFTVEKVESSFDVINSGTKPLAAYLFTDNKKLKEQFVMAVSAGGLVINDTVIHLAVDTLPFGGVQESGMGAYHGKFSFDAFSHKKGVLYRSFAGDAPVRYPPYTKGKLAFMKALMSGSILGVICALIGLSKN, from the exons ATGGGGTCTGTGGAGAAAGAAACGAAGGTGTTTGACTCGGAAGCAGCGTCGTCGATGGTGAAGGAGCTGAGAGGTGAGTTTCTGAGTGGTAAGACTCGGAGCTATGAGTGGAGAGTGACGCAGTTGAAAAACATTTTGAAGATGTCTGAGGATCGTGAACAAGATATCGTCAAAGCTCTTCACTCTGACCTCACCAAGCCCGAGCTCGAGTCCTCAATCTACGAG ATATCTATGTTAAAGAATGCATGCACATTGGCAATTAAGAAACTAAAACAATGGATGAAGCCAgaaaag GTTAAAACTTCATTAACCTCATTTCCTTCATCAGCTGAAATAGTGTCAGAACCTCTGGGTGTTGTTTTGGTCATTTCACCATGGAATTATCCTTTCT TGTTGTCAATAGATCCAGTTGTTGGAGCTCTTGCAGCTGGTAATGCAGTTGTTTTAAAACCATCAGAAGTTGCTCCAGCCACATCGTCATTGCTTGCAAAATTAGTTGGAGAATATTTGGATAACACTTTGATAAGGGTTGTTGAGGGGGCTGTTGCTGAAACATCTGCACTACTTGAGCAAAAGTGGGACAAAATATGTTATACAG GCAATGGTAGAGTTGGACGGATTGTGATGGCAGCTGCTGCAAAGCACCTTACACCAGTTCTTTTAGAACTTGGAGGAAAATGCCCAGCTGTTGTTGACTCGATCATCAATTTAAAA GTTGCAGCTAGAAGGATAGTTGCGGGTAAGTGGGGATGTAATAGTGGACAAACCTGTGTTGCTGTCGATTACATTTTAACAACAAAAGATGTAGCTCTGAAGTTG GTAGATGCATTGAAACATGAGCTGGAGGGTTTTTATGGGAAGAATCAATTGGAGTCAAAAGACCTGTCCCGCATTGTGAACTTAAACCACTTTGATCGCTTGACCAAGCTCTTGGATGAGGATAAGGTTTCTGGCAAGATTGTCCATGGAGGTGAAAGGGATAAAGCAAACTT GAAGATTGCTCCCACCATCTTGCTGGATGTCCCACAGGACTCTTTGATAATGAATGAAGAGATTTTTGGACCCTTGCTACCCATTTTCACG GTTGAAAAAGTTGAAAGCAGCTTTGATGTTATAAATTCTGGAACAAAGCCCCTTGCTGCATATTTATTTACCGACAACAAGAAGCTCAAGGAGCAGTTTGTGATGGCTGTCTCTGCAGGGGGATTGGTCATCAATGACACTGTTATACAT CTTGCGGTTGACACTCTTCCATTTGGAGGAGTTCAGGAGAGTGGAATGGGTGCCTACCATGGGAAATTCTCTTTTGATGCTTTTAGCCATAAGAAGGGAGTTTTGTATCGAAGTTTTGCAGGCGATGCACCTGTGAGGTACCCACCATACACAAAAGGGAAGCTAGCATTTATGAAGGCTCTAATGAGTGGTAGCATACTTGGTGTGATCTGTGCACTGATCGGATTGTCAAagaattaa
- the LOC142618386 gene encoding uncharacterized protein LOC142618386 has product MHSCVDMVILFPPSLMVDLPQVFGLTSFRNLCKFYKSLIKKWSRSKHSSANESQVEPDLEAQKDHAGDNRREEESMNGDHNRRHKGEGLGGNGTPTSHRGSHKHRSTDNGFSSTPSLSRSSSRKSNSNTPIKSHLFRSLSKKSTQSMPSPAHMGRKGKDSTPSPPVLSRNTSRGSNSSRIMYSNSSGMLKPPPIEKKLECTLEELCYGSTRKVKITREVVTDTGQITHEEELLSIKVKPGWKKGTKITFEGMGNERPGALPADITFVIAEKRHSMFRREGDDLELVVRIPLIKALTGCTLSIPLLGGEKMSMTIDDIIYPGYEKIIAGKGMPNPKDHGKRGDIKITFLVDFPKELTDEQRSDILSILQDSC; this is encoded by the exons ATGCATTCTTGTGTGGATATGGTCATACTCTTCCCTCCCTCTCTAATGGTGGATCTTCCTCAAGTTTTCGGCTTAACCTCCTTTCGAAACCTCTGTAAATTTTACAAATCTCTTATCAAAAAATGGTCTCGAAGCAAACATTCATCTGCAAATGAGTCCCAAGTTGAGCCCGATTTAGAAGCTCAAAAG GACCATGCAGGTGATAATAGACGAGAGGAAGAATCTATGAATGGAGACCACAATCGTAGACACAAAGGAGAGGGCTTGGGAGGAAATGGCACTCCCACTAGTCATAGGGGTTCCCACAAGCATAGAAGCACTGACAATGGCTTTTCTTCCACACCTTCTCTCTCAAGAAGTTCAAGCCGGAAGAGTAACTCTAACACCCCAATAAAAAGTCATCTGTTTAGAAGCTTGAGCAAGAAAAGCACACAATCAATGCCCTCTCCTGCACATATGGGACGCAAAGGCAAAGACTCAACACCCTCTCCTCCTGTCCTATCAAGAAATACAAGTCGCGGCTCTAACTCCTCACGCATCATGTATTCAAACTCATCTGGGATGTTGAAACCCCCGCCAATCGAGAAGAAGCTCGAGTGCACCCTTGAGGAGTTGTGCTATGGAAGCACCAGGAAGGTCAAGATCACAAGAGAAGTCGTTACAGACACCGG GCAAATAACTCATGAAGAGGAATTGCTATCGATAAAAGTGAAGCCAGGATggaaaaaaggaacaaaaatcaCATTCGAAGGGATGGGAAACGAGAGACCCGGGGCTCTTCCAGCGGACATAACTTTTGTGATTGCAGAAAAACGACACTCCATGTTTAGAAGAGAAGGCGATGATTTGGAGTTAGTCGTAAGGATCCCCTTAATAAAGGCACTTACAGGCTGCACACTCTCTATCCCTCTATTGGGTGGGGAGAAGATGTCAATGACAATTGATGATATCATATACCCTGGCTATGAAAAGATCATTGCTGGCAAGGGCATGCCAAACCCCAAAGACCATGGAAAGAGAGGAGACATCAAAATTACATTCCTAGTTGACTTTCCAAAAGAACTAACAGATGAACAACGATCTGATATTCTTAGCATTCTACAGGATTCTTGTTGA